The following are encoded in a window of Esox lucius isolate fEsoLuc1 chromosome 14, fEsoLuc1.pri, whole genome shotgun sequence genomic DNA:
- the LOC105015081 gene encoding proteinase-activated receptor 3 → MEVLFNSSLFCINSSLLFISHRPLNSSGGDKTVYEQCSSMPAVLHFYLALQAVNMFLGIPANFMVLWLLYKNKSDPTTSNIFILQLALLDTFFCLIFPLELANIVHLNTRSTWYILRFFYGVKDSSPLFLSCICLDRYMAVIHPIVFTDLKDRCHRAVVATVMWLVTLVYASGKCVGYIANFEVFIVMILAAFAFMVFCNIAILLALWQSRPGQDKAHPVKKRAFKMVLIILAIIVFNYFPPVALFPFKHYFSDDVFHCYIHYIAFGFMDISSSIQPMLYLSKDKIQKPVGCCY, encoded by the coding sequence ATGGAGGTTCTCTTCAACTCGTCCTTGTTCTGCATCAACTCGTCCTTGCTGTTCATCTCACACAGACCACTGAACTCCAGTGGTGGAGATAAGACCGTGTACGAGCAGTGTAGCAGCATGCCCGCCGTGCTCCACTTCTACCTGGCGCTGCAGGCTGTCAACATGTTCCTGGGGATCCCTGCCAATTTCATGGTGCTGTGGCTCCTGTACAAGAACAAGAGTGACCCTACCACCTCAAACATTTTCATCCTGCAACTGGCCCTCCTGGACACCTTCTTCTGCCTCATCTTCCCTCTGGAGCTGGCCAACATTGTCCACCTCAATACCAGGAGTACTTGGTATATACTGCGGTTCTTCTATGGGGTCAAGGACTCATCGCCGCTCTTCCTTTCCTGCATCTGCCTGGACCGCTACATGGCTGTGATCCACCCAATAGTTTTCACAGATCTCAAGGACCGCTGCCACCGGGCTGTAGTTGCCACTGTCATGTGGCTTGTCACACTGGTCTATGCTAGTGGCAAGTGCGTGGGATACATTGCAAACTTTGAGGTGTTCATAGTCATGATTCTAGCGGCATTTGCTTTCATGGTATTCTGTAATATTGCAATACTGTTGGCCCTGTGGCAGTCCAGACCAGGCCAAGACAAGGCGCATCCTGTCAAGAAGAGAGCCTTTAAAATGGTGCTTATCATATTGGCAATCATTGTTTTTAACTACTTCCCTCCTGTGGCACTGTTTCCCTTTAAGCATTACTTCTCTGATGATGTCTTCCACTGCTACATCCACTACATTGCCTTTGGCTTCATGGACATTAGCAGCAGCATCCAGCCGATGCTCTACCTGTCTAAAGACAAGATACAGAAACCTGTTGGCTGCTGTTACTGA